One Triticum dicoccoides isolate Atlit2015 ecotype Zavitan chromosome 5B, WEW_v2.0, whole genome shotgun sequence genomic window carries:
- the LOC119312265 gene encoding OVARIAN TUMOR DOMAIN-containing deubiquitinating enzyme 4-like — MLLYSPAICLGRSASSSMYAHSNQFQGGAAQSMVLWNCSRPQSSRSHMTLGVADSSHNKNIRTSEAQSLKYFVSLVGRRLRRGLSTREGSLSVKLDMLSRDRMSGTNWKWRGVHQKIGATAGGLCFGFSVSGIAKAEMPVDRKINCAETSASSSHGKKVYTNYSVTGIPGDGRCLFRSVVHGACARSGKPIPNEDLQRKLADELRSMVADEFVTRREETEWFVEGDFDTYVSQIRQPHVWGGEPELFMASHVLQMPITVYMHDEDVGGLISIAEYGQEYGKEDPIQVLYHGFGHYDSLQIQKT, encoded by the exons ATGTTGCTCTATTCACCTGCAATCTGTTTGGGGCGATCTGCCTCAAGTAGTATGTACGCTCATTCGAATCAGTTTCAAGGAGGAGCCGCACAGAGTATGGTCTTATGGAACTGCTCCCGACCGCAGTCAAGCCGTTCTCATATGACATTGGGCGTAGCCGATTCTTCTCATAATAAGAATATAAGAACTTCTGAAGCGCAGAGTCTGAAGTACTTTGTCAGCTTAGTGGGCCGACGATTGCGTCGCGGATTGTCAACCAGAGAGGGCAGTCTAAGTGTAAAGCTCGACATGCTTTCCCGCGACAGAATGTCGGGTACTAATTGGAAATGGAGAGGCGTCCATCAGAAGATAGGAGCTACGGCCGGTGGGCTCTGCTTTGGTTTTTCAGTTTCAGGGATCGCAAAAGCCGAGATGCCTGTGGACAGAAAGATCAACTGTGCAGAAACTTCAGCATCATCTTCCCATGGGAAGAAAGTCTACACGAATTATTCTGTCACCG ggaTTCCAGGAGATGGGAGATGCTTATTCCGCTCCGTGGTTCATGGGGCATGCGCCCGCTCGGGGAAACCTATCCCTAATGAAGATCTTCAGAGAAAGCTAGCTGATGAATTGAGGTCAATG GTTGCCGATGAATTTGTCACTAGACGAGAAGAGACTGAATG GTTTGTTGAGGGCGATTTCGATACATACGTTTCCCAGATTAGGCAGCCACATGTGTGGGGTGGTGAGCCAGAACTGTTCATGGCTTCACATGTTCTCCA GATGCCAATAACTGTGTATATGCATGACGAAGATGTGGGTGGCTTAATAAGTATTGCTGAATATGGCCAAGAGTACGGTAAAGAAGATCCAATACAAGTTCTGTATCATGGTTTTGGACATTATGATTCCCTACAGATTCAGAAGACATAG